In Metopolophium dirhodum isolate CAU chromosome 7, ASM1992520v1, whole genome shotgun sequence, one genomic interval encodes:
- the LOC132948045 gene encoding ribonuclease H1-like, giving the protein MDFVYNRYGDVVVYVDGACPRNGTRGARAGVGVWFDDYHDLNVSSTMPGVQTNNNAEIYAAVKAIDMLLNYTDEYRVEIMTDSMFLCNCMYKWINKWKCNGWRNSKGNTVANKYMLEQLDSRLKAMDSVKFTYVRAHNEHYGNDQADKLARDGAYKQ; this is encoded by the exons ATGGACTTCGTCTACAACAGGTACGGTGATGTGGTGGTGTACGTGGACGGCGCCTGTCCCAGAAACGGTACGCGAGGAGCACGTGCCGGCGTCGGCGTGTGGTTCGATGACTATCATGATCT GAATGTGTCATCAACTATGCCCGGTGTCCAGACCAACAATAATGCTGAGATATACGCTGCGGTTAAAGCTATCGACATGCTGCTCAATTACACTG ATGAATACCGCGTAGAAATCATGACAGATTCCATGTTTCTATGCAATTGTATGTATAAGTGGATCAATAAATGGAAGTGTAATGGTTGGAGGAATAGTAAAGGTAACACAGTGGCAAACAAGTATATGCTGGAACAACTAGATAGTCGCCTAAAAGCCATGGATTCtgttaaattt actTACGTACGAGCACATAATGAACACTATGGCAATGACCAAGCAGACAAGTTAGCTCGTGATGGAGCATACAAgcaatga
- the LOC132949150 gene encoding uncharacterized protein LOC132949150, with product MSNNTKNRFTCTNCKTITSKSPKSNAAEINFGSPMEKNIEELMKSVSFMSAQFDNFSNKLDNVIIEIKNIKIENKKIVTENKRLSEEVDILKSKIDEMEQYNLGISSGYYCLIVAKLATLEMKKNLIRNVKSNKLTTEKMSNEWPKENIYANERLTKLRRTLFYQTKVAATTKEYKFVWVSNGDILVRKNENSKIVKIKSSQDINNL from the exons ATGTCGAACAATACAAAAAATAGATTCACCTGTACAAACTGCAAAACTATTACAAGCAAGTCTCCAAAATCAAACGCTGCTGAAATAAATTTTGGTTCTCCAATGGAAAAAAACATTGAAGAACTTATGAAGTCGGTATCGTTTATGAGCGCACAGTTTGATAATTTTAGTAACAAACTTGATAATGTaatcattgaaataaaaaatattaaaattgaaaacaagaaaATAGTAACAGAGAATAAACGTCTATCGGAAGAAGTTGATatcttaaaatcaaaaattgatgAAATGGAACAGTACAACTTAGGAATATCCAGTGGATATTACTG TTTAATTGTAGCAAAGTTAGCTACacttgaaatgaaaaaaaatttaattcgcaACGTGAAGTCCAATAAACTAACAACTGAAAAAATGAGTAATGAGTGGcccaaagaaaatatttatgcaaaTGAGAGACTCACGAAACTCAGAAGAACACTTTTTTATCAAACGAAAGTAGCTGCTACAACAAAAGAATACAAATTTGTCTGGGTGTCCAATGGAGATATTCTTGtgagaaaaaatgaaaactcaaaaatcgtaaaaatcaaGTCATCTCAAGACATCAATAATTTGTAG